From Musa acuminata AAA Group cultivar baxijiao chromosome BXJ3-8, Cavendish_Baxijiao_AAA, whole genome shotgun sequence, one genomic window encodes:
- the LOC135645211 gene encoding mitochondrial import inner membrane translocase subunit TIM14-1-like, with product MVLPLLAGLAVAAAALAGRYGVQAWQAYKARPVVPRMRKFYEGGFQPTMTRREAALILGVRENAPPDKIKEAHKKVMVANHPDAGGSHYLASKINEAKDVLLGKTKGGGSAF from the exons ATG GTTTTACCTTTACTAGCAGGATTAGcagttgctgctgctgctcttgcTGGTAGATATGGTGTCCAAGCTTGGCAGGCATACAAGGCTCGGCCGGTAGTTCCTCGTATGCGTAAGTTCTATGAAGGGGGCTTCCAGCCTACTATGACAAGAAGAGAAGCTGCCCTTATTCTTGGTGTCAG GGAAAATGCCCCTCCAGACAAAATAAAAGAAGCACACAAAAAGGTTATGGTTGCTAACCATCCAGATGCAGGAGGAAGTCATTACCTTGCTTCCAAGATTAACGAGGCAAAAGATGTCCTGCTTGGAAAGACCAAAGGTGGTGGATCTGCATTTTGA